One window of Nicotiana tomentosiformis chromosome 11, ASM39032v3, whole genome shotgun sequence genomic DNA carries:
- the LOC138902055 gene encoding uncharacterized protein — MDKQFERFLDMLKQVHVNFPFTEVLSQMPAYAKFLKEILTKKRKIEETSVVKLTNHCSAILQNKLPQKCGDLGSFTIPCSVGTIHFDKLLCDFGASINLIPLSNYGKLEMKIGEIRSTLISLQLADQTTLILEGIVEDVLVRVDKFAFSVNFIVVKMEKNKEVPLILGRPFLVTGRAILDIHERKLMLRVGEETVTFKMDIEKEVKKEKPVASVE, encoded by the coding sequence atggacaagcaatttgagagatttttgGATATGCttaaacaggttcatgtaaattttccattcacagaagtgctctcacaaatgcctgcttatgccaaattcttgaaggaaatcttgacaaagaagaggaagatagaagagacctcggTGGTCAAGCTCACAAATCATTGCAGTGCGATCttacaaaataaactcccacaaaagtgtggggatctagggagttttactataccttgctctgtaggaactattcattttgataaattattgtgtgattttggcgcctcaattaatttaataccTCTATCTAATTACGGGAAACTAGAGATGaaaattggagagataaggtctacgCTAATATcattgcagctggcagaccaaacgactttaatactcgaggggatagtggaagatgtgttagttcgggtggataagttcgcATTTTCTGTGAattttatagtggtgaaaatGGAGaaaaacaaggaggtccccctcatcctaggaagaccattcttagtgacgggtagagctatattagatatacacgagaggaaactcatgctgagagtgggtgaggagacggtgACTTTCAAGATGGATATAGAAAAGGAGGTGAAAAAGGAAAAACCAGTTGCGAGTGTTGAGTGA